The DNA window TATATAGTGGAAACTTTTTTCTTGATATCTTTCCattatttatcatatttttttttctttttatatataataatcttcattttaaaaaatatatagaattatattatatatatatatatatatataattacaataatttatatttaaaaaaaaaaaaaatttaatattttattatttaaaacgtatttttttttttttttttttttttttttttttttttttttNNNNNNNNNNNNNNNNNNNNNNNNNNNNNNNNNNNNNNNNNNNNNNNNNNNNNNNNNNNNNNNNNNNNNNNNNNNNNNNNNNNNNNNNNNNNNNNNNNNNNNNNNNNNNNNNNNNNNNNNNNNNNNNNNNNNNNNNNNNNNNNNNNNNNNNNNNNNNNNNNNNNNNNNNNNNNNNNNNNNNNNNNNNNNNNNNNNNNNNNNNNNNNNNNNNNNNNNNNNNNNNNNNNNNNNNNNNNNNNNNNNNNNNNNNNNNNNNNNNNNNNNNNNNNNNNNNNNNNNNNNNNNNNNNNNNNNNNNNNNNNNNNNNNNNNNNNNNNNNNNNNNNNNNNNNNNNNNNNNNNNNNNNNNNNNNNNNNNNNNNNNNNNNNNNNNNNNNNNNNNNNNNNNNNNNNNNNNNNNNgttataaatatttttaataatatattttacatatatttattttatatatatatatatatatatttttttttttttttttttatttattttttatttttatatatttttatattttttttttatatatatatttattttttttttatatttttaattttaaaaaaaaaaaataatttttttttttttttttaaaaaatttttttttttttttttttttttttttttttttttttttttttaattcagatgaataaaaataaaaagcggttcctttaaaaaaaataaaaaaaataaaatgaaataatatatagaataaattgttataaaatttatggatgtatttacatattttaatatatacgaacagtattatatattaaattaaatatatatattatatatatatattatatttatatatattatgtatatattattataatttatttatacgtagtaaaatacataattaaatatttatatactttataatttttatatatctgatatttttataatttttctttattatataatattttgttttctCTTATTTCTTAAAAGTTATTAcgttaaaaaaaaaaaataaaaaaagaatagTTATGTTCACATTTTCTTCCTTTAAAAAGGTAgcaaataaataaatataaatatatgtaaatatatatatatatatatatatatatatatatatatatatatatatatatataatatatatatgcacgataaaatatatattatatacaaatgtATGCTcatatatgtacatttatttctatccataaatatatttttccagGTTTTATTAGGGGTGACATTTGCGAATGTTAGTGTTATAGGTAGctgtttttatatatataaaaagaatagACCTTTGAATGATGAAACTTTAGAAGTACCGAATGAAAAATTTCGTATAAGAATATTCGATACTTTAGCAAAAGAATATGATGAGAAAAATGATTTTATAGAAAAGATTACtagtataaataaatatcgAAGAAAGAATTTTAGAAAAGTTCGAGGAATAGTATTAGAGATTGGTGCTGGTTCTGGTCgtaatatttcatatttaaaaaatgttgaTGTATTAGTATGCGTTGAAAAAAGTGAAGAAATGTGTAAAGTATTAAAAGATAAGgttgataaaataaaaccaCCTTTCtctgtatatataataaaagatgatattaaaaataaaatattcaaacctaatatttttgataaTGTTATTTCTTCCTTTACCTTATGTTCATTAGAATATGTAAATGAAAGcttacaaaatatttataatgttATGAAAAGTAACGGTAAGTTTTATCTTATAGAAAGAGGAATCATATATCACAAAACACTTCGATATGTTTTGGAAAAATTGAAACTATATcctaataaaaaaattccTTGGGAATATGgttattatgaaaatagATATCCTAtagatattttaaaaaataataacttctccataatttttaaagtTATCAAAAATGCTGGAAGTATTTATGTACTCATAgccaaaaaaaataaatataacaataataataatatccctttaaatgatcataatataataaaaccaaacataaataaaatcatCAGTAATGACCAACATGTGAATAAAAACCATCAAGATAATTCACAAAAAAcacaaaatattaatacaatATCAAAGGTTTCTAAAAACAATTTTGATATTcatgatatattatataaaccTAATATGGTTACCAATATATATCATTCGTATATCTTTGagaaataattaataaaaaattttaaaaaataaaaaaaattataaaaaagtatatgTTAACCATGAAATGGttcaaattatatataatatgaacataCAAAAACAagtatttaaaaaaaaaaaaaaaaaaaaatgaatataaataatttcttcatatttCTCGTCACCCTTATAAAAGTTTTAAATCTCCAGTTATTTTATTCACAATTTCATCAGgtactaaaaaaaaaaaaataataaaataaaataaaattagccaaataaataaatataaaaaaataaatgtgattatataattataatgatatttcTTTAGaggaataaataaataaatatatatatatataaataaataaatatatatatatataaataaataaatatatatatatacatatattatatattatgtaaatgttaataaaaaacCTGGTTCGATAGCAATGACTGTTTCTGTATTAGGTTCAATTTGTGTGCGCCCcttaaataaaagaaaaaataaaaataaataaataaatatatatatatattatatatatatattaaataataggaagaaaaagaaaaatacaattataaacgtgaaaaaagtataaacatatacataaaatatataaattttataggaatccttatttatacatcatgaataaaaaaagaaaactCATTTTTTTgcctttttttattttttaccGCATCAACAATTATGGACGTTATAAGATTCTCCTTTTGAGCTTTGCTTTCTATTTCAAACATTTCTTCTAAGCTCtaaaatcaaaaaaaatatagaaaatcATTAAAACgaaatatgtataatattatgaattacacacacaaaaaaaagagaataataattataaaatataataaaaaaataatataaaataaaataacagaatcgatgtaatatatatatatatatatatatatatttatttatttatttaattatttaattatttttttttttttcatgtattcatttttttgcatcatatattatattactgatattttaagaacaatttttttttgtccAGTTTTTTTCCACACATCAAAATAGGTTAAactatttttttgttgtaattcatctttaattttgttatttctttttaaaattttttcatatacGGATAGGCAAGCGTGACAACATTGTGAGCATATTTTTCCCTTTGTCATTTTGATATCTATAATGAATAAATGAAGGAGTAAAAAATGTAGGTGATAAgtgaaaattatattataaatatgaaatatataataaaataaaaattataactAAAAAGATgtcacatatatatatatatatatatatatatatatatattatatttttctttttcaaaACTTACCCGTTCTTACACAAAAAACCATCTTACAGTCAGTTTTGTATTTTAAATCGAACGTCTCACAAACCtcctttatttttatcacttttttcttcatacTTTTATAGTAATTTATTACTAACCCAAGGATGAGTCCACACAAAAAAGCAACGAACAACGCAATGTTGTCATATCTCTCATTTTGTAAATTGTTTATTACTTTATTATCAGAACTCATAAGTTCGAATTACTTAAATAttgatttttttaaatttggagaacaaattataattatatgtaaaataaaaaaaaaaaattaattttctTTGGCTAGgtgtaaaaaaaaaaaaaaaaaaaaaaaaaagctaGCTATATTTAAACAgacagaaaaaaaaaatatattataatgaagGAAAATAATCTATTCagttatttataaatacaaaaaattctatatatatatatatatatatatatgtttcatttttttttttagattaattgatttatatttttgtatttctCAATATACTCTAAAATACTTTTAGGTTATGaaagataataaagaaatattcgctttttacattatttaaaaattcgcaatatataaaaataacaagttttttttttttttcttttttttctatgatatatatatgtaaaatatttggAAATTGGTTCTTCTATTTTTTgcaaaatatttattatagttcactcttatatttttttagaaCCTTACATTCTTTTGTATATATCATTTCGAACATTAGTAAGGtttaaaaaacataaaaaaaaaaattataaataatgaatattatatatatatatatatatatatatttgatttttaatttaattcTTAAGAACAATGATTAACATTtcctttattattaattactatacaaattaataattcatacgtaatataaataaaatatccatttaatatatgttaatattataataattattattcctatattattatatatatatatattattttttcccCAACTTTATGCTATATACTCtgtagtaataatattaccatgttatttattttttttatacctattcaaaaaaaaaaaaaaaaaaaaaaaaaataaaaaaaaaaataatgcttactataaaaatatggtccaatcataataaagtatataaaatatataaaaatatatatataatatatatatatataataatatattttttttttttttttccatttattcttttttaaaaaaaccctaaaaaaatttgttcttctatatttatttgtttatatttttttatatcacaaaatatagtaatatctattattttttattataatatttttttctttatttatttttaatgcaatcataatttattttatatggagtaatattttttaagttaaaattttttttttttttttttttaatgcATTCTTAGCAAAATTAAGGATGTTattaacaatatatttttaaatgggacataaaaaataaaatatacatataaatatatttgtatatatatatatatatatttttttaaattaagcaaaagtaatatttatatagaattataaaatataaagaaatatatatatatatctctataattatgaataaCCTTTAAGAACCATCATAATTAAGTATactatattataatattttatataattttatttttccctcttaagtaaaaaatattatataaatataatgttttTTACAAGTaagtttttatttaataaaaatgtaaataatgatgaaacGTTCGACAGTAGAAGTAAACACAGTGATGATGAAGAGGACGAAGGGTATGACAAAAGTGGTTTAAAAGAagagaataataatataaagaaaaaaaataatagtaaaaagaaagaaaaaaggaaagatggacataaaaataaagatacGAATATAGATTTGAATAATGCTGATActgataaaaataaaaataaaaatatgaagaaattAAGTCAGGaattagaaaatattaataaagaaaagaaaaaggtTCATTTTGAAGAAGATGAAATAACATCagaagaattattaaattattttattaaatcatataaaaataaaataaatatagagAATGATGAATTGTGTCAAATATTAACAggaaagaaatattatgatattgAGCGACTAGCTAAAAATGCAACAGAAATAACACAATATGATTtgaagaataaaaatattcaaaaaaataaacaatcCTATTGTAAAACATgtggatatatatataattatgatgattatatgtatttatttatgaaatattttcaattattaaatattaaaaatcATAATGAATTTTCATATGATATTATGAAGTGTATATATTGTGGATCAGTATTGGGAgatatagaaatattatttaaccaatttaataataatgaaaattatatagaattatattcttatagggaaaaatatatattcgataaaaataaaaaggattattggaaaaataaaattacggcatttaataaaaatacatcattatttaaagaagaagaaaaaacTGCATATAACATCACATATGAAAAATGTTTAGATTGTGGAAATGActttttacattttataaatatacaaacaAGGAGTGCAGATGAAGGTTCAACgattatttatttctgtccaaattgtaaaaaacaaacaacagttaataattaaagaattaaatggattaatatatatgtacatattatcattatatatatatatatatatatatatatattatatatatatattttttttttcaagtgtataaattttttattttattttattttattttatttttttttatttttttttttttttttttttttgtattagttaaaaaaaatttttaaaacgaataaaaaaaaatattttagaataatacattttatataataatctacaattatatttatacgGATTTTTATTACTCAAAGAAAATCAATGTTTATGAAGgattaaatatattatagatataaataaatatatttatatattcacaTTTTGTTGTAACATTTAATCCGTTATATGATTTTATagttattttatttatttattcatttttattttttgtcTGTTTGAAATACAAAAGATGTACTACACACAACATTATTTATGAACATCGGTActatcttttttttgtttcttttgtgttttttttttttctctaCTCAACTTTCTTCTTACAGTACCTCCTCTATCACGTCTCATTTCATAAATAatttgatttttatttaatatatttataaaggattcattaaaaagaataaatgaattatcattattactTAAACACATTTCATTCCTTTCGATGTTGTTATTAACCATATGAGAATTTATCAGccattctttttttttcagtATAACATTCTTgacattatttattttattaatatttctcTGCATATAGGAATACATATTTGCTTAAAGTATTGTTtcaaattttaataaaaaatagaaaatgaCATCTTcatacatttatttatttatatactattttttttttttgttaatataaaaCTATCATAAAAAATCGATTTTACTCAAAGGGGGGCAAAATgtagatatataaatattatacatatatatatatatatatatatatatatatatatatatatatatatatttatatatttatttgttttattgTTGTAGTGTgtcatataatatatatatatatatatatatattctatgtttcttttttttattttatttcatttttttttttttttttacttcatgtttataaatgtatgtattaaaattattaaaaataaaatgaatttatatttttaaaataattaattaggcccattttttaagatatatatgaacaaaattttttttgaaatacaacacaaaaaaaaaaataaattaagtaataaaaaataaacaatattatacgtgtatatatatatatatatatatatataatatgtgccaggaaaaaaaaaattaaaagattcattcatattaatattataaaatatttttaaatataaaaggtTCAAATTAAAAcacaattatataataaacccaatataagaatatatacatattatataatatattatactatatacatatatatatatatatatatataatatgtgatgaaaatatattttttaaaattataacattatattaaacagtttttttaaataagaataattgtaggaaaatatatattaaaataaaaaaaagaaagaaagaaagaaagaaaaaaaaaaaaaaattatatttaataatatattattatatttagGAAATTCATAGTTgatatttgtttatttattttctataattttttttttttaatttcattttcaattcatatacatatatatatatatatatatatatatatatatatgtttgtattttttcttttttttttcttttttaaattattcctatatttacatatatattttatattttttttgaatttcatttttgtaCTGTTATCAAATCTGttcataaatttttttaaaattaattattaagTTTTTATATCCTTAATTTGACATATGGGAAATATTGTAACCCttatggatatatatataatatatatgtatatatgtatttaccccttataagaaaaaaacataattaAGATATTTTAAGCATAgctataaataataaaaaattaaaaccTCAGCAACTTATgaaataaaacatatatatatatatatatatatatatatatatatatatttatctatcGACATACTTTCCACAGACAATCTGAATCCTATAATAACGTCACacattaaatttaataaattgCGTCATATATCCTGTTTATATGACGTTCTACCAATATTTATcaatatacatatatttatgtagATGTGTATAAAACGTTTATAAATAAGtacatatgtattttttcttataacatttcaaataaatttattctACCGTAACACgctatataaatatgaagCCTTAAATTCACAACtcaattattattttctcaaaaaaaaaaaaaaaaaaaaaaaaaaaaaaaaaaaaaaaaaaaataaaaaaaaaaaaaaaaaatttttataaaaaaaaaaataaaaaaataaaataaaaaaattttaataaaaaaaaaaaaaaaaaNNNNNNNNNNNNNNNNNNNNNNNNNNNNNNNNNNNNNNNNNNNNNNNNNNNNNNNNNNNNNNNNNNNNNNNNNNNNNNNNNNNNNNNNNNNNNNNNNNNNNNNNNNNNNNNNNNNNNNNNNNNNNNNNNNNNNNNNNNNNNNNNNNNNNNNNNNNNNNNNNNNNNNNNNNNNNNNNNNNNNNNNNNNNNNNNNNNNNNNNNNNNNNNNNNNNNNNNNNNNNNNNNNNNNNNNNNNNNNNNNNNNNNNNNNNNNNNNNNNNNNNNNNNNNNNNNNNNNNNNNNNNNNNNNNNNNNNNNNNNNNNNNNNNNNNNNNNNNNNNNNNNNNNNNNNNNNNNNNNNNNNNNNNNNNNNNNNNNNNNNNNNNNNNNNaaaaaaaataaaaaaaaaattaatctaaacaaaaaaataaaaaaaaaaaaaaaaaataaaaaaaaaaaaaaaaaaataaatttaaaaaaaaaaaaaaaaaaaaaaaaaaaaaaaaaaaaatgccagaattaaaatattaatcataacttttttattatataacaatcagaatatttaattataataatgttactaaaaaataaaaataaataaatatttatatatatatatatatatatatatatataagcatatataaatatatatatatatatatacatatttttatatacaaacTAGCCAAAATGGAAAAGAGGACGATAAATATTCAAAACATAGTATATAGTAGTTCAGTATCAAgtaagaataaaaaaatagaacaaatgaaaatgctcaaaatttattaatgtcttttatttttatatatttttgaaaatattatgaatattaatatatatgttatatatgaataatgtattacatatatatatatatatatatatatatatatatatatatatttacatatatatatttttccttttaatGTTGTTCTAAAGGTGTTTTTGTTAGCCTTATATGCACACCCCTTGATGTCATAAAGAACTACATACagtataataataacataagTTTTGACAAGAAATAcattgtaaaaaaaataacaaagaaaaaaaagaacaaacttataaaattcaactctttttattaccagacatttaaaaatatatataataattatggGATTAAGGCTATATATAGAGGTAATTTATAATAGTgcatataaattattcaaagaaaatatatatatatatatatatatatatatatatttatatatatatgatgatatttatgtgtgtatatttgtttaaattcattttgatttattttattttgttagGCCTTGTTTCAACTACAAATCTATAcgttataaataataccttatttttttacgTATATGAAGAACTAAAAGATAAAGGTATTCCATATTATTTGAGTGCAACAATTTCTCGCTTTATATCTATAATAGTTACATCTCCTTTggaattatataaaacaaatattcAAGCGAATGTTTGTAGTAGCTATAAAGTAAGcatttttgatatatttaaagataaacaaaatcgaaaagtaaaaattaatttatataaaggAATAACATCTACTCTTGTTAGAGATATACCTTTCTCTGCTATATATTGGTCACTTAATGAATATTTTGTtagttatataaaaaagcAAGATGCtgaatatgaaaaaaggaaaaattttgttaaaaaatTTGTATATCCATTTATATGTGGTTGTTTGAGTAGTACTATTACTACATTTATTACACATCCTTTGGATATTATTAAGACAAATTTACAAGCAAGATGTATTgatattattcataaaagtgattttgattataaaaaaattaaaaattatgatatgTATACAAAGAATAAAACTTATAATttctataatatttgtcagaataatttatataataataaatatatatgtgatgTTAAAGTTAATAATTTTGCACATAATAACCATAGatctatatattataaatatggaTCTAGTAAATATGGTTGTAATACATATAactataaatattataattactTTAAATTAAgtaatcataataattataatatattttctgTATCCAAacttatttttaaaagacATGGAATTAAAGGATTCTACATTGGTATCTTTCCCAGGTTAGTAAAAATAGTACCAACATGTGCAATCCTCTTCTCAACATATCATTATT is part of the Plasmodium reichenowi strain SY57 chromosome 4, whole genome shotgun sequence genome and encodes:
- a CDS encoding methyltransferase, putative, whose amino-acid sequence is MFTFSSFKKVLLGVTFANVSVIGSCFYIYKKNRPLNDETLEVPNEKFRIRIFDTLAKEYDEKNDFIEKITSINKYRRKNFRKVRGIVLEIGAGSGRNISYLKNVDVLVCVEKSEEMCKVLKDKVDKIKPPFSVYIIKDDIKNKIFKPNIFDNVISSFTLCSLEYVNESLQNIYNVMKSNGKFYLIERGIIYHKTLRYVLEKLKLYPNKKIPWEYGYYENRYPIDILKNNNFSIIFKVIKNAGSIYVLIAKKNKYNNNNNIPLNDHNIIKPNINKIISNDQHVNKNHQDNSQKTQNINTISKVSKNNFDIHDILYKPNMVTNIYHSYIFEK
- a CDS encoding mitochondrial carrier protein, putative → MEKRTINIQNIVYSSSVSSVFVSLICTPLDVIKNYIQYNNNISFDKKYIVKKITKKKKNKLIKFNSFYYQTFKNIYNNYGIKAIYRGLVSTTNLYVINNTLFFYVYEELKDKGIPYYLSATISRFISIIVTSPLELYKTNIQANVCSSYKVSIFDIFKDKQNRKVKINLYKGITSTLVRDIPFSAIYWSLNEYFVSYIKKQDAEYEKRKNFVKKFVYPFICGCLSSTITTFITHPLDIIKTNLQARCIDIIHKSDFDYKKIKNYDMYTKNKTYNFYNICQNNLYNNKYICDVKVNNFAHNNHRSIYYKYGSSKYGCNTYNYKYYNYFKLSNHNNYNIFSVSKLIFKRHGIKGFYIGIFPRLVKIVPTCAILFSTYHYFNY
- a CDS encoding peptidyl-tRNA hydrolase 2, putative, giving the protein MSSDNKVINNLQNERYDNIALFVAFLCGLILGLVINYYKSMKKKVIKIKEVCETFDLKYKTDCKMVFCVRTDIKMTKGKICSQCCHACLSVYEKILKRNNKIKDELQQKNSLTYFDVWKKTGQKKIVLKISSLEEMFEIESKAQKENLITSIIVDAGRTQIEPNTETVIAIEPVPDEIVNKITGDLKLL
- a CDS encoding transcription factor, putative — protein: MFFTSKFLFNKNVNNDETFDSRSKHSDDEEDEGYDKSGLKEENNNIKKKNNSKKKEKRKDGHKNKDTNIDLNNADTDKNKNKNMKKLSQELENINKEKKKVHFEEDEITSEELLNYFIKSYKNKINIENDELCQILTGKKYYDIERLAKNATEITQYDLKNKNIQKNKQSYCKTCGYIYNYDDYMYLFMKYFQLLNIKNHNEFSYDIMKCIYCGSVLGDIEILFNQFNNNENYIELYSYREKYIFDKNKKDYWKNKITAFNKNTSLFKEEEKTAYNITYEKCLDCGNDFLHFINIQTRSADEGSTIIYFCPNCKKQTTVNN
- a CDS encoding hypothetical protein (conserved Plasmodium protein, unknown function): MYSYMQRNINKINNVKNVILKKKEWLINSHMVNNNIERNEMCLSNNDNSFILFNESFINILNKNQIIYEMRRDRGGTVRRKLSREKKKTQKKQKKDSTDVHK